A genomic segment from Bradyrhizobium sp. CB1015 encodes:
- a CDS encoding tyrosine-protein phosphatase — translation MQDSSLKDSPSRHLALRGASNFRDLGGYPTADGRVTRWRHIFRSNHLGQLTAADVEVVRALGVRSAFDFRGVEERAAGICVVNEITVHSLPIEPTVVAALRAELAKGRLTAAVALELMRESYRNYVRHNTHSFRALFGHLLEDRAPLVIHCTAGKDRTGLASALILHALGVPEDVIAEDYLLTNRHYKRDPSNASDLPADVLDAIGSVEASYLAAAFEAVGSEYGDLETYLRDGLKLGAAERTALKERYLQA, via the coding sequence ATGCAAGACTCCTCCCTGAAGGACTCCCCTTCCCGTCATCTCGCCCTCAGGGGTGCCAGCAATTTCCGCGACCTCGGCGGCTACCCGACCGCCGATGGCCGCGTCACGCGTTGGCGGCACATTTTCCGCTCCAACCATCTCGGCCAGCTCACCGCGGCCGATGTCGAGGTCGTCCGCGCGCTCGGCGTGCGCAGCGCCTTCGATTTCCGCGGTGTCGAGGAGCGCGCGGCCGGCATCTGCGTCGTGAACGAGATCACGGTGCATTCGCTGCCGATCGAACCGACCGTCGTGGCCGCGCTGCGCGCCGAGCTCGCGAAGGGTAGGCTGACCGCAGCTGTGGCGCTCGAGCTCATGCGCGAATCCTATCGCAACTATGTCCGCCACAACACGCACAGCTTCCGCGCGCTGTTCGGCCATCTGCTGGAAGACCGCGCGCCGCTCGTGATCCACTGCACCGCCGGCAAGGACCGCACCGGCCTTGCCAGCGCGCTGATCCTGCACGCGCTGGGCGTGCCCGAGGATGTCATTGCGGAGGACTACCTCTTGACCAACCGGCACTACAAGCGCGACCCGTCGAACGCCTCCGATCTGCCCGCCGATGTCCTCGACGCGATCGGCAGCGTCGAGGCCTCTTACCTGGCGGCCGCTTTCGAAGCGGTCGGCAGCGAATATGGCGATCTCGAAACCTATTTGCGCGACGGGCTCAAGTTGGGCGCAGCAGAGCGCACTGCACTGAAGGAACGTTACCTGCAGGCTTGA
- a CDS encoding MliC family protein: MGRHKAIVLTVSMLAGAMLGSRQVDAQTFQTYRCADGTQFIVGFYDGDKRAFLQIDGEPVALAKRLAISGARYSGAGVTLRIPKTGPTTVKHLKRPVTTCAVVEKPGI; encoded by the coding sequence ATGGGCCGGCACAAGGCCATTGTTTTGACGGTCAGCATGCTGGCGGGCGCAATGCTCGGTTCGCGGCAGGTAGATGCGCAGACCTTCCAAACCTACCGTTGCGCCGATGGTACGCAGTTCATCGTCGGGTTTTATGACGGCGACAAGCGCGCCTTCCTGCAGATCGACGGCGAGCCTGTCGCGCTCGCCAAGCGACTGGCGATTTCGGGGGCGCGCTATTCGGGGGCGGGAGTCACGCTGAGGATTCCCAAGACCGGGCCCACCACGGTCAAGCACCTGAAGCGGCCGGTTACGACCTGCGCGGTGGTCGAAAAGCCCGGGATCTAG
- a CDS encoding SGNH/GDSL hydrolase family protein — translation MSDNLPTVEFPAAIVDLTYPLMRLRQALDGKGPVRIVAMGSSSTAGRADVVPYPYRLEMYLRQYFKDVVPRPDIRIDVLNRGKGGEEANEELGRFEADIFREGPALVIWQVGTNAVFHNEKYDVDIVAGNIREGLAQLRARGFEVLVIDPQFVTKMLWDDRAELADKMVRLIREAANEAEVNLFQRWSLMRHWHVQNNVSLEQLIDTGDPDKLHQNDWSTQQVSLALKNAIIKALGPMA, via the coding sequence ATGTCTGACAATTTGCCAACCGTCGAATTTCCCGCCGCGATCGTCGACCTGACATATCCGCTGATGCGGCTCCGACAGGCGTTGGACGGCAAGGGACCCGTGCGCATCGTCGCCATGGGCTCGTCGTCGACAGCCGGACGAGCCGATGTCGTCCCGTATCCCTATAGGCTGGAGATGTATTTGCGGCAGTATTTCAAGGATGTGGTGCCGCGGCCGGACATCCGGATTGACGTCCTGAACCGGGGCAAGGGCGGCGAAGAGGCAAACGAAGAGCTCGGGCGCTTCGAGGCGGATATTTTTCGTGAAGGTCCGGCATTGGTCATCTGGCAGGTCGGAACGAATGCGGTGTTTCATAACGAGAAGTACGACGTGGATATCGTTGCCGGGAACATCAGGGAGGGCCTGGCGCAACTACGCGCTCGCGGCTTCGAGGTTCTGGTGATCGATCCGCAATTTGTGACGAAGATGCTTTGGGACGACCGCGCTGAGCTCGCTGACAAGATGGTGCGGCTGATCCGCGAAGCTGCCAACGAGGCCGAGGTGAACTTGTTTCAGCGCTGGTCACTGATGCGGCATTGGCACGTGCAGAACAATGTCTCGCTCGAACAATTGATCGACACGGGTGACCCCGACAAGCTGCATCAGAACGATTGGAGCACCCAGCAAGTTTCCTTGGCGCTCAAGAACGCCATCATCAAGGCCCTCGGTCCGATGGCGTGA
- the kynU gene encoding kynureninase — protein MTRLRVYDDTKALFHLPDGLIYLDGNSLGALPLGVAERVNRVITEEWGNELIRAWNTAGWYVQPRHVGDRIARLIGAAAGSVMVGDTLSLKVYQALAAALDKTPSRKIVLSDTGNFPTDLYMAEGLIATLGRGHQLRLVAPDEIEAALSEEIAVLYITEVDYRTGGRHDMAKLTAKAHALGIVTVWDLAHSAGALPVDLAVSGADFAAGCTYKYLNAGPGAPAFLYVAPRHADSARAALSGWMGHAKPFAFELAYAAAGGVERMRVGTPPVLAMAALEASLDIWDRVDIAEVRARSLALGDLLIGEVERRCPQLKLVTPRDHERRGSQVSFAFDGGYAAMQALIARGVIGDFRAPDIMRFGLTPLYVGADEIIRAAEIIEEVIADEIWRRPEYQVVNAVT, from the coding sequence ATGACCAGGCTTCGCGTCTACGACGACACCAAAGCGTTGTTCCATTTGCCTGACGGCCTGATCTATCTCGACGGCAATTCGCTCGGTGCGCTGCCGCTGGGCGTTGCCGAGCGTGTCAACCGCGTGATCACCGAGGAGTGGGGCAACGAGCTGATCCGCGCCTGGAACACGGCAGGGTGGTATGTCCAGCCGCGCCATGTCGGCGATCGCATCGCGCGGTTGATTGGTGCGGCGGCCGGTTCGGTCATGGTCGGAGACACGCTGTCCCTGAAGGTCTATCAGGCACTCGCCGCCGCGCTCGACAAGACTCCGTCCCGCAAGATCGTCCTGTCGGACACCGGCAACTTCCCGACCGACCTCTACATGGCAGAGGGCCTGATCGCGACGCTCGGGCGCGGCCATCAATTGCGTCTGGTGGCACCGGACGAGATCGAGGCCGCATTGTCCGAGGAGATCGCCGTTCTGTACATCACCGAGGTCGACTACCGCACCGGCGGCCGCCACGATATGGCAAAGCTCACCGCGAAAGCGCATGCGCTCGGCATCGTCACGGTCTGGGATCTCGCCCATTCCGCCGGCGCGCTGCCGGTCGATCTCGCCGTCAGCGGCGCCGATTTCGCCGCGGGGTGTACCTACAAATATCTCAACGCGGGTCCTGGCGCGCCGGCGTTCCTCTATGTCGCGCCGCGCCATGCCGACAGCGCGCGCGCCGCTCTGTCGGGGTGGATGGGCCACGCAAAGCCGTTTGCGTTCGAGCTCGCCTATGCGGCCGCGGGCGGCGTCGAACGCATGCGCGTCGGCACCCCGCCGGTGCTGGCCATGGCGGCGCTGGAGGCCTCGCTCGACATCTGGGACAGGGTCGATATCGCGGAGGTTCGTGCGCGCTCGCTGGCGCTGGGCGATCTCCTGATCGGTGAGGTCGAGCGCCGTTGTCCGCAGCTCAAGCTCGTCACCCCGCGCGACCATGAGCGCCGCGGCTCTCAAGTCTCGTTCGCCTTCGACGGCGGCTACGCCGCGATGCAGGCCCTGATCGCCCGCGGCGTCATCGGCGACTTCCGCGCGCCTGACATCATGCGGTTCGGCCTCACGCCGCTTTATGTCGGAGCGGATGAGATCATCCGGGCGGCCGAGATCATCGAAGAGGTGATTGCCGATGAGATTTGGCGCCGTCCGGAGTACCAGGTCGTGAACGCGGTGACGTGA
- a CDS encoding SDR family oxidoreductase, whose translation MQGKVIIVTGALGALGKVVAEAAQSRGARIAGIDHAPSQLPTTSERIVMGGVDLSDAAQAKNAVDAAAKHFGRLDALINIAGGFAFEAVGDGDIATWQRMHALNVLTALNASRAALPHLAQSTAGRIVNIGAMGALQAGSGMGPYAASKAGVHRLTEALANEWKGKVTVNAVLPSIIDTAANRADMPKADFSKWVTPQELAEVILFLASDAAGGVTGALIPVGGRV comes from the coding sequence GTGCAGGGAAAAGTCATCATCGTGACCGGCGCGCTTGGCGCACTCGGCAAGGTCGTTGCCGAGGCCGCGCAGTCGCGCGGCGCGCGGATCGCCGGCATCGATCACGCGCCCTCGCAATTGCCAACGACGTCCGAACGCATCGTGATGGGCGGTGTCGACCTGTCCGACGCCGCGCAAGCGAAGAATGCCGTCGATGCGGCCGCAAAGCATTTCGGCCGGCTCGACGCGCTGATCAACATCGCGGGCGGCTTCGCCTTCGAGGCCGTCGGTGACGGCGACATCGCGACGTGGCAGCGCATGCACGCGCTGAACGTCCTGACGGCGCTCAACGCCTCGCGCGCGGCGCTGCCGCACCTCGCCCAGTCAACGGCGGGTCGCATCGTCAATATCGGCGCCATGGGCGCGCTGCAGGCCGGCAGCGGCATGGGCCCCTATGCCGCGTCGAAAGCCGGCGTTCATCGCCTCACCGAGGCCCTCGCCAACGAGTGGAAGGGCAAGGTTACCGTCAACGCCGTGCTGCCCTCGATCATCGACACCGCGGCCAACCGCGCCGACATGCCGAAAGCGGACTTTTCCAAATGGGTGACGCCACAGGAACTCGCCGAAGTCATCCTGTTCCTCGCCAGCGATGCCGCCGGCGGCGTCACGGGCGCCCTGATCCCGGTCGGTGGACGGGTGTAA
- a CDS encoding DUF2735 domain-containing protein, which translates to MMNNGLSHGSAKIYQFPVGGRAALAGRRYGETRLPADQASLPANVSICSDSWYHQDAVDEAKPKWER; encoded by the coding sequence ATGATGAACAATGGTCTGAGTCACGGATCTGCAAAGATCTATCAATTCCCCGTCGGCGGCCGTGCGGCCCTCGCCGGACGCCGCTATGGCGAGACCCGCCTTCCCGCCGATCAGGCTTCGCTACCCGCGAACGTCTCGATCTGCAGCGACAGCTGGTACCACCAGGACGCGGTCGACGAAGCCAAGCCCAAATGGGAACGCTGA
- a CDS encoding GNAT family N-acetyltransferase, with product MVLEDTVRTVPGYVRTLIQQEELPLLRDHLLRLDAASRHDRFNGFLDDSFIERYAARCAEDGTVIVAYMVDGVVRGAAELHPPEDDSLPEVAFSVEASARRQGVGTVLFRRLIAEARWKGYKQLRVTTGAENHAMRALARKFGAHLAFRHGESTGTIDLAKTPEAELADLAASPFTAGRALLSFNSTCWKLISSMYGNRAA from the coding sequence GTGGTACTTGAAGACACCGTCCGTACCGTTCCCGGCTATGTACGGACCTTGATCCAGCAGGAAGAATTGCCGCTCCTGCGCGATCACCTGCTGAGGCTTGATGCCGCCAGCCGGCACGACCGTTTCAACGGCTTTCTCGACGACAGCTTCATCGAGCGCTACGCCGCCCGCTGTGCCGAGGACGGCACCGTGATCGTTGCCTATATGGTCGACGGCGTGGTGCGCGGTGCGGCCGAGCTGCATCCGCCGGAGGACGATTCCTTGCCGGAGGTCGCCTTCAGCGTGGAAGCCTCCGCGCGCCGCCAGGGCGTCGGCACCGTGCTGTTCCGCCGCCTGATCGCAGAGGCGCGCTGGAAGGGCTACAAGCAGCTGCGCGTCACGACCGGTGCCGAGAATCACGCGATGCGGGCGCTCGCCAGGAAGTTCGGGGCCCATCTGGCGTTCCGCCACGGCGAATCGACCGGCACGATCGACCTCGCCAAGACGCCCGAGGCCGAGCTTGCCGATCTCGCGGCCTCGCCGTTCACGGCCGGGCGCGCTCTTCTCAGCTTCAACAGCACGTGCTGGAAGCTGATCTCGAGCATGTACGGCAATCGCGCCGCATAG
- a CDS encoding substrate-binding domain-containing protein, whose product MENVRMLSTLGLMGAMRSLSSSFEAISGIHIDADFVPTLALLKRLREGEAADLVILTREGLDEMIGEGRVVAASAADLARSFVGIAVRAGQAHPDIASEAALRQTLLAARSVAYSRLGASGVYFAQLIVRLGIAAEINAKASIVEQGFTAERLVTGEADLAVQQISELKQVGGIEVVGPIPRELQTPAVFSAGRMANAKHAGAADRLLRYLASPEVAPVLRQSGLEP is encoded by the coding sequence ATGGAAAATGTCCGAATGCTCTCGACGCTCGGCCTGATGGGCGCGATGCGGAGCCTATCCTCGTCTTTCGAGGCTATCAGCGGCATCCACATCGATGCCGATTTCGTGCCGACGCTGGCGCTGCTCAAGCGGTTGCGCGAGGGCGAGGCCGCCGACCTCGTCATCCTCACCCGCGAAGGGCTCGACGAGATGATCGGCGAAGGCCGAGTGGTGGCCGCAAGCGCAGCTGATCTCGCGCGCTCCTTCGTCGGCATCGCCGTGCGGGCCGGGCAAGCGCACCCCGATATCGCCAGCGAAGCCGCGCTGCGCCAGACGCTGCTCGCCGCGCGGTCCGTCGCCTATTCGCGGCTCGGCGCAAGCGGCGTGTACTTCGCGCAGCTGATCGTGCGGCTGGGCATCGCGGCCGAGATCAACGCCAAGGCCAGCATCGTCGAGCAGGGATTTACCGCCGAGCGGCTCGTCACGGGCGAAGCTGACCTCGCCGTACAGCAGATCAGCGAGCTGAAGCAGGTCGGCGGCATCGAGGTGGTCGGGCCGATCCCGCGCGAGCTGCAGACGCCGGCGGTGTTCTCCGCCGGCCGCATGGCGAATGCGAAACATGCCGGCGCCGCGGACCGCTTGCTGCGCTATCTGGCATCGCCCGAGGTCGCCCCCGTCCTGCGCCAGTCGGGACTCGAGCCTTGA
- a CDS encoding PaaI family thioesterase yields the protein MTPLEKLKAMKMPFAELKGVEFVAAEKDRVVARMTVRPELCTLHHTIHGGAVMALADSVGAAATVINLPEDAKGTTTLESKTNFIGGAKEGATIIATATPVHRGRRTQVWTTRLETGDGKLVAVVTQTQLVL from the coding sequence ATGACGCCGCTCGAGAAGCTTAAAGCGATGAAGATGCCGTTCGCCGAGCTCAAGGGCGTCGAGTTTGTCGCGGCGGAGAAGGACCGCGTGGTGGCGCGGATGACGGTCCGGCCCGAACTCTGCACGCTTCACCACACCATCCACGGCGGGGCCGTGATGGCGCTGGCCGATTCCGTCGGCGCGGCAGCGACCGTGATCAATCTGCCCGAGGACGCCAAGGGTACGACCACGCTGGAGAGCAAGACCAATTTCATCGGCGGGGCGAAGGAGGGGGCTACGATCATCGCCACCGCCACCCCGGTGCACCGGGGCCGGCGGACCCAGGTCTGGACCACCCGGCTGGAAACCGGGGACGGCAAGCTGGTTGCGGTGGTGACCCAGACGCAGTTGGTGCTGTGA
- a CDS encoding DUF2161 domain-containing phosphodiesterase, with translation METALYLPVKRFLEELGFTVKGEIGGCDLVGLSAGDPPVVVIGELKLAFNLELILQAVDRAPAGDEVWIAAKMSARGKGRESDARYRNLCRRLGFGMLGVTDRGQVEVLVKPPTAAPRREPKVRSRLVAEHQRRQGDPVLGGSTRAPIMTAYRQQALACAAALAEGPKPVRTLRERCPDAGKILLNNVYGWFERTERGIYRLTEAGHAALKRWPQQRVEVGAGAASPL, from the coding sequence TTGGAAACCGCGCTTTACCTCCCCGTCAAACGCTTCCTCGAAGAGCTCGGCTTCACGGTCAAGGGCGAGATCGGCGGCTGCGATCTCGTCGGCCTCAGCGCTGGCGATCCACCCGTCGTGGTGATCGGCGAGCTCAAGCTTGCCTTTAATCTCGAGCTGATCCTGCAGGCGGTCGATCGCGCGCCGGCCGGCGACGAGGTCTGGATCGCAGCGAAGATGTCCGCACGCGGCAAGGGACGCGAGAGCGATGCGCGCTATCGCAATCTCTGCCGCCGCCTCGGCTTCGGCATGCTTGGCGTGACCGATCGCGGCCAGGTCGAAGTGCTGGTGAAGCCGCCGACCGCGGCGCCGCGCCGCGAGCCGAAGGTGCGCTCGCGTCTCGTCGCCGAGCATCAGCGCCGCCAGGGCGATCCCGTGCTTGGCGGCAGCACCCGCGCACCGATCATGACGGCCTATCGCCAGCAGGCGCTGGCCTGCGCGGCGGCGCTTGCCGAAGGGCCGAAGCCGGTGCGCACGCTGCGCGAACGCTGCCCCGATGCCGGCAAGATCTTGCTTAACAATGTGTATGGTTGGTTCGAACGCACTGAGCGGGGAATCTATCGGCTCACCGAAGCCGGACACGCCGCCCTGAAGCGTTGGCCCCAGCAACGGGTGGAGGTCGGCGCAGGTGCTGCGTCACCGCTGTGA
- a CDS encoding glutamine synthetase beta-grasp domain-containing protein has product MTKYKLEYIWLDGYTPTPNLRGKTQIKEFASFPTLEQLPLWGFDGSSTQQAEGHSSDCVLKPVAVFPDGARTNGVLVMCEVMMPDGKTPHPSNKRATILDDAGAWFGFEQEYFFYKDGRPLGFPTAGYPAPQGPYYTGVGFSNVGDVARKIVEEHLDLCLAAGINHEGINAEVAKGQWEFQIFGKGSKTAADQMWMARYLMLRLTEKYGIDIEFHCKPLGDTDWNGSGMHANFSTAYMREVGGKEYFEALMAAFEKNLMDHIAVYGPDNDKRLTGKHETAPWNKFSYGVADRGASIRVPHSFINNGYKGYLEDRRPNSQGDPYQIASQILKTISSVPTDKKAAA; this is encoded by the coding sequence ATGACCAAGTACAAGCTCGAGTACATTTGGCTCGACGGATATACGCCGACTCCGAATTTGCGCGGCAAAACTCAGATCAAGGAATTCGCGTCGTTCCCGACGCTCGAGCAGCTTCCGCTCTGGGGCTTCGACGGCTCCTCCACCCAGCAGGCCGAAGGCCACAGCTCCGATTGCGTGCTGAAGCCGGTCGCCGTGTTCCCGGACGGTGCGCGCACCAACGGCGTGCTGGTGATGTGCGAAGTCATGATGCCCGACGGCAAGACCCCGCATCCGTCCAACAAGCGCGCCACCATTCTCGACGACGCCGGGGCCTGGTTCGGCTTCGAGCAGGAATACTTCTTCTACAAGGACGGCCGTCCGCTCGGCTTCCCGACCGCCGGCTATCCCGCGCCGCAGGGCCCGTACTACACCGGCGTCGGCTTCTCGAACGTCGGCGACGTCGCCCGCAAGATCGTCGAAGAGCATCTCGACCTCTGCCTCGCTGCCGGCATCAACCATGAGGGCATCAACGCGGAAGTCGCCAAGGGCCAGTGGGAATTCCAGATCTTCGGCAAGGGCTCCAAGACCGCTGCCGACCAGATGTGGATGGCTCGGTACCTGATGCTGCGCCTCACCGAGAAGTACGGCATCGACATCGAATTCCACTGCAAGCCGCTCGGCGACACCGACTGGAACGGCTCGGGCATGCACGCCAATTTCTCGACCGCCTATATGCGCGAAGTCGGCGGCAAGGAGTATTTCGAGGCGCTGATGGCCGCCTTCGAGAAGAACCTGATGGACCACATCGCCGTCTACGGCCCGGACAACGACAAGCGTCTGACCGGCAAGCACGAGACCGCGCCGTGGAACAAGTTCAGCTACGGCGTTGCTGACCGCGGCGCCTCGATCCGCGTTCCGCACTCCTTCATCAACAACGGCTACAAGGGCTATCTGGAAGACCGCCGTCCGAACTCGCAAGGCGACCCCTACCAGATCGCTTCGCAGATCCTGAAGACGATCTCGTCCGTGCCGACCGACAAGAAGGCAGCGGCCTAA
- a CDS encoding tetratricopeptide repeat protein: MRTFLLTMLLAFAAPLTARAQSADLVLCDRLAADPSDPDKPAEVKGVAEIASADIATAVKFCKQAANASRRAMFELGRAYAANRQTAEAIAAWRKAADKGSSAAMVELGVLYGTGAGVAKDEAQARKLFEKAAQAGNPRGVSNLAALGSAGGAAPADPAQARALLGKAAETNAEAQYQLGLMLSEGSGGDKDDAAARALFEKAAAQNHPGALERMGAFAEGGRGGPRDKDAAKAYYERAAALGDEDAKKALERIRCPYAIKDKQGKLVTTLCF, translated from the coding sequence ATGCGGACTTTCCTCCTTACCATGCTGCTGGCATTCGCCGCGCCCCTGACGGCGCGGGCGCAATCGGCCGACCTCGTCTTGTGCGACCGTCTCGCCGCCGATCCCAGCGATCCCGACAAGCCGGCTGAGGTGAAGGGCGTCGCGGAGATCGCTTCCGCCGACATCGCAACCGCGGTCAAGTTCTGCAAGCAGGCGGCAAACGCCTCGCGTCGCGCGATGTTCGAGCTCGGGCGCGCTTACGCGGCCAACCGGCAGACGGCAGAGGCGATCGCGGCCTGGCGGAAGGCGGCCGACAAGGGATCGAGCGCGGCCATGGTCGAGCTCGGCGTGCTCTACGGCACCGGCGCCGGCGTCGCCAAGGACGAGGCGCAGGCGCGAAAGCTGTTCGAGAAGGCGGCGCAGGCCGGCAACCCGCGCGGCGTCAGCAACCTTGCCGCGCTCGGCAGCGCGGGCGGCGCGGCGCCGGCCGACCCCGCCCAGGCGCGCGCGCTGCTCGGCAAGGCCGCCGAGACCAACGCGGAGGCGCAGTACCAGCTTGGCCTGATGCTGTCCGAAGGCTCGGGCGGCGACAAGGACGACGCTGCGGCGCGCGCCTTGTTCGAGAAGGCGGCGGCCCAAAACCATCCCGGCGCGCTGGAGCGGATGGGCGCCTTCGCGGAAGGCGGCCGCGGCGGTCCGAGGGACAAGGACGCCGCCAAGGCCTATTACGAGCGCGCCGCCGCGCTCGGTGACGAGGATGCCAAGAAGGCGCTGGAGCGCATTCGTTGTCCCTATGCGATCAAGGACAAGCAGGGCAAGCTGGTCACCACGCTGTGCTTCTAG
- a CDS encoding GrlR family regulatory protein gives MFEGFYKVKFQLGDAVGRSVMHAGNGKMLGGNSAFAHIGTYEKKGSGVDIVIKTVRHNPDPSYRAMAGTDDATLIAKGWADGDLYRFKGELKELPGVPFQSLMTPITDEEVPIAGGVGEAGISDGLYSIHLRMLDGLDGGLTGVMLLNQGRILGGDASFYYLGSYTAAKGRWKGQILNQEHTPAKDDPIFGGHQVGIGFSGSYDAEQAVLEAAALAGKRSLRLTAALKLMHRA, from the coding sequence GTGTTTGAAGGCTTCTACAAGGTGAAATTTCAACTCGGCGATGCCGTCGGCCGCAGCGTGATGCATGCCGGCAACGGCAAGATGCTCGGCGGCAATTCGGCCTTCGCCCATATCGGCACCTACGAGAAGAAGGGCAGCGGCGTCGACATCGTCATCAAGACCGTCCGCCATAATCCCGATCCGAGCTACCGCGCCATGGCCGGCACCGACGATGCCACCCTGATCGCGAAAGGCTGGGCCGACGGCGATCTCTATCGCTTCAAGGGCGAGCTCAAGGAGCTGCCGGGCGTGCCGTTTCAATCGCTGATGACGCCGATCACCGACGAGGAGGTGCCGATCGCCGGCGGCGTCGGCGAAGCCGGCATCAGCGACGGTCTCTACTCCATCCACCTGCGCATGCTCGACGGCCTCGACGGCGGACTCACCGGGGTGATGCTGCTCAACCAGGGCCGCATTCTCGGTGGCGATGCATCGTTCTATTATCTCGGCAGTTACACCGCCGCGAAGGGGCGGTGGAAGGGCCAGATCCTCAACCAGGAGCACACGCCGGCCAAGGACGATCCGATCTTCGGCGGCCACCAGGTCGGCATCGGCTTCTCCGGCAGCTACGACGCGGAGCAGGCGGTGCTGGAGGCAGCGGCGCTGGCCGGCAAGCGCAGCCTGCGCCTGACCGCAGCGCTCAAGCTGATGCATCGCGCCTGA